One window from the genome of Leptospira johnsonii encodes:
- the flgK gene encoding flagellar hook-associated protein FlgK, whose translation MGSTFSGLEIGKRGLAAHQQALQTTGHNISNADNKHYSRQRVVLQATDPLYEPSLNRAHVPGQIGQGVEIASIERVRDNFIDDRIIETSGVKDYWAAKNEYLYQAENIFNEPNGTTLRTLMDKFWSSWEELANYPEDNAHRSVVLEKAQGLGSRMEDVYRKLSQLRDQANREIEAHGLHLNTIGENIRTLNERIAKSEALGDKPNDLYDKRDALLQELSGLTDITIGRNDEDELMVFIGQQILVQGGKLNRVDILGNPSKDGLLDLYWKVTGDPVLLRKGRLQGLIEVRDKILGEKIDQVDALAINVMDVINEIHKDGFGLNGNTNQNFFDIRSLALNTFGEYDSDGDGQNDITAIFRVTGKNTLDPDRPIGINGTMTFLKPDEKETQVLIPYSANDTLNGIIKRINASKVGVVAYMNHDNQLAFKATVAEDTPKKNFILRHIEDSGELLVGLTGMLMASGPSGAYDYKRLGEITKLQSKPEDITLSPHFHPSSHFKVNEHIANNVANIAAARGKDVGGTGDYNSPGGHKDGRNALLVASSLRNNPVMVDYSKTTDDFYNSLISKLATEARESKQEFGIQSDLMTELENMRQSVMGVSLDEEMANMVQFQHSYNASAKMINTMNEILDTIINRLGA comes from the coding sequence ATGGGATCCACATTCTCCGGATTAGAAATAGGTAAAAGAGGTCTTGCTGCTCACCAGCAAGCTTTACAAACTACCGGCCATAATATTTCAAACGCGGATAATAAACATTATTCCCGCCAAAGAGTTGTTTTGCAAGCTACGGATCCTCTGTACGAACCTTCCTTGAATCGTGCTCATGTTCCTGGTCAGATTGGGCAAGGTGTTGAGATTGCTTCCATTGAACGTGTTAGAGATAATTTTATCGATGATAGAATTATCGAAACCTCGGGCGTAAAGGATTATTGGGCCGCAAAGAACGAATATCTCTACCAAGCTGAGAATATTTTTAACGAGCCGAACGGTACTACTCTTAGAACTCTGATGGATAAATTCTGGTCTTCTTGGGAAGAACTAGCGAACTATCCGGAAGATAATGCGCATCGTTCTGTAGTTTTGGAAAAAGCACAAGGCCTCGGAAGCAGAATGGAGGATGTGTATCGCAAACTCTCTCAACTGAGAGATCAGGCGAATCGTGAGATTGAAGCCCATGGACTTCATTTGAACACGATCGGAGAGAATATCCGCACCTTAAACGAAAGGATTGCTAAATCGGAAGCATTGGGTGATAAGCCAAATGATCTTTACGACAAAAGAGATGCTCTTTTACAGGAACTTTCCGGCTTAACCGACATCACTATCGGCAGAAACGACGAAGACGAGCTGATGGTGTTTATCGGCCAACAAATCCTTGTCCAAGGTGGAAAGTTAAATCGCGTTGATATATTAGGAAATCCTTCTAAAGACGGTCTGTTGGATCTGTACTGGAAAGTCACAGGAGATCCGGTCCTTCTTCGCAAAGGAAGACTACAAGGTTTGATCGAAGTTAGAGACAAAATTTTGGGCGAGAAGATCGACCAAGTGGATGCTCTTGCGATCAATGTTATGGACGTGATCAACGAGATCCATAAAGACGGTTTCGGTCTGAACGGAAATACCAATCAGAACTTCTTCGATATTCGTTCTTTGGCATTGAACACTTTCGGTGAATACGATTCCGACGGTGACGGGCAAAACGATATCACTGCCATCTTTAGGGTTACCGGTAAGAATACTCTGGATCCGGATCGTCCGATCGGGATCAACGGTACAATGACATTCTTAAAACCGGATGAAAAAGAAACTCAGGTTCTAATTCCTTATTCTGCAAACGATACTTTGAACGGAATTATCAAACGTATCAACGCTTCTAAAGTTGGTGTCGTGGCTTACATGAATCACGATAACCAATTGGCTTTCAAAGCGACTGTGGCAGAAGATACTCCTAAGAAAAACTTCATTCTCAGACATATCGAGGATTCCGGAGAGTTATTAGTTGGTCTGACTGGAATGCTGATGGCTTCCGGACCTTCTGGCGCATATGATTACAAACGTTTAGGTGAGATTACCAAACTTCAATCTAAGCCGGAAGACATCACTCTATCTCCTCATTTTCATCCTTCTTCTCATTTTAAAGTGAACGAGCATATTGCGAATAACGTAGCAAATATCGCCGCAGCAAGAGGAAAGGACGTTGGTGGAACAGGAGATTATAACTCTCCTGGAGGTCATAAGGACGGAAGGAACGCTCTTTTAGTAGCTTCTTCACTTAGAAACAATCCTGTGATGGTGGATTATTCCAAAACCACGGATGATTTTTATAATAGTCTGATCTCTAAACTTGCGACAGAAGCAAGAGAATCAAAACAAGAATTTGGGATCCAATCAGATCTTATGACCGAGCTCGAGAATATGAGACAATCGGTGATGGGGGTAAGTTTGGATGAGGAAATGGCCAATATGGTCCAGTTCCAGCACTCGTACAATGCGTCTGCGAAAATGATCAACACTATGAATGAAATTCTAGATACGATCATCAATCGTTTGGGCGCGTAA
- a CDS encoding alpha/beta fold hydrolase, producing MSSDVKEKPQTFPFPSDFPEVRSKYLDANGQKFFLLESGPKDGKPLLLLHGFPEFSYAWKNQIGYFAKLGYLVIAPDQRGYARSSKPKSISDYGLDILSEDIVSILDAYGISKTDIIAHDWGGAVAYWTLSKFPDRFKKACILNVPHPTIMKRKILSDKSQRKKSMYILFFRIPWLPEFLLSRLNFRKLERSLTKTSMKGAFSPEEISIYKEAWAIPGCVKSMLHWYRAAVKNPPKLIRSRKIKVPTRIFWGEKDRFLAKEMAEETLELFSDASLRFFSKGTHWIHHEIPEILNPELVSFLSEE from the coding sequence ATGTCTTCCGATGTAAAAGAAAAACCGCAAACTTTTCCATTCCCTTCCGATTTTCCGGAAGTACGTTCCAAATATTTGGATGCAAATGGACAAAAATTTTTCCTATTAGAGTCAGGACCTAAAGATGGAAAACCATTATTGTTATTACATGGGTTTCCTGAATTCTCTTATGCTTGGAAAAACCAAATCGGTTACTTTGCAAAACTTGGATATTTAGTGATCGCTCCGGATCAAAGAGGATATGCAAGAAGTTCCAAACCTAAATCTATTTCAGATTATGGACTGGATATTTTATCTGAAGATATCGTTTCAATTTTAGATGCATATGGAATTTCAAAAACCGATATTATCGCTCATGATTGGGGAGGAGCGGTAGCGTATTGGACTCTTTCCAAGTTTCCGGATCGATTTAAAAAAGCTTGTATCTTAAATGTTCCTCATCCAACGATCATGAAAAGAAAAATCCTTTCTGATAAATCTCAAAGGAAGAAGAGTATGTACATTCTTTTCTTTCGAATTCCTTGGTTACCTGAGTTCTTACTTTCCAGATTAAATTTTAGAAAATTAGAAAGATCCTTAACAAAAACTTCAATGAAGGGAGCATTCTCTCCAGAAGAAATCTCTATTTATAAAGAAGCATGGGCAATTCCCGGATGTGTAAAATCAATGCTCCACTGGTATCGTGCAGCAGTCAAAAATCCGCCAAAATTAATCCGAAGCAGAAAGATCAAGGTCCCTACACGGATTTTCTGGGGAGAAAAAGACAGATTTTTAGCTAAAGAAATGGCAGAAGAAACTCTGGAACTATTTTCAGATGCTTCATTGCGTTTCTTTTCTAAAGGGACTCATTGGATCCACCATGAGATCCCTGAAATATTAAATCCGGAACTTGTTTCGTTTTTGTCTGAAGAATAG
- a CDS encoding M23 family metallopeptidase, protein MFIYLKNISVFCFVICVSLTAAYPKDVSSKKKKEEPKKASVLPKLNQVALNSKPEKKKEEKKPKAVISENKSSKRLKGEIVEKQEELFSFSLAGRKFAQGELLFLKIKPLPKILDKLGNFTISWEGQEIPFTQREGYILTFLPISPEFSKPYGVLELTEKHLFTKNDSKKYEIPIQKTNFATTKVSHLTMDKQYTTDELSEETKAFIKECSEAKARAFQSKSDLQVETDFEYPVHNPTLNSPFYKRRIYNKEKGRPHGGSDFKGGVGDPIYAINDGTVILARSMYYEGNFTVLDHGLELYSLYMHQSEILVKPGDKVKKGDLIGRIGSTGMSTGPHLHLGLRVLGTMIDPLSVVQTDLIEAKRKTSKK, encoded by the coding sequence ATGTTTATTTATCTTAAAAATATTTCAGTTTTTTGTTTTGTAATCTGTGTCTCTCTTACCGCAGCTTATCCGAAAGATGTAAGTTCTAAAAAGAAAAAAGAAGAACCTAAAAAGGCTTCCGTACTTCCTAAGCTGAACCAAGTCGCTTTGAATTCTAAACCGGAAAAGAAGAAGGAAGAAAAAAAGCCTAAAGCAGTTATCTCTGAAAATAAATCATCTAAAAGACTGAAAGGTGAGATTGTCGAAAAACAGGAAGAGCTATTCTCCTTTTCCCTTGCAGGAAGAAAGTTTGCCCAAGGGGAACTTCTATTTTTAAAAATAAAACCTTTGCCTAAAATTTTAGATAAACTTGGAAATTTTACAATCAGTTGGGAAGGGCAGGAAATCCCATTCACTCAAAGAGAAGGTTATATCCTAACCTTTCTTCCTATCTCTCCCGAATTTTCCAAACCGTACGGAGTCTTGGAGCTGACTGAAAAACATCTTTTTACTAAAAACGATTCCAAGAAGTACGAGATCCCGATACAAAAAACCAATTTCGCAACTACTAAAGTTTCTCATCTTACAATGGATAAGCAATATACGACTGACGAACTTTCGGAAGAAACAAAGGCATTTATCAAAGAATGCTCCGAAGCGAAAGCTAGAGCTTTTCAATCCAAGTCTGATCTTCAGGTAGAAACAGATTTTGAATATCCAGTTCACAATCCAACCTTAAACAGTCCTTTTTACAAACGTAGGATCTACAATAAAGAGAAAGGCCGTCCTCATGGTGGTTCCGATTTCAAAGGTGGTGTAGGAGATCCAATCTATGCTATCAACGACGGCACGGTGATACTAGCAAGATCCATGTACTACGAAGGAAATTTCACAGTATTAGATCATGGTTTGGAATTGTATTCTTTATACATGCACCAATCAGAAATTTTAGTAAAACCTGGAGATAAGGTGAAGAAGGGAGATTTGATCGGAAGGATCGGATCCACCGGTATGTCCACCGGGCCTCATTTACATTTGGGGTTAAGAGTTTTAGGAACGATGATCGATCCTCTTTCAGTCGTTCAAACCGATCTAATAGAAGCTAAAAGGAAAACTTCTAAAAAATAA
- a CDS encoding flagellar protein FlgN, protein MILNKEEWLDRVSSLFEEEIRLYSEILELEKEKTESITKADGRSLETISKKTYELIVHASELERVRMSAIHDVYTSGNLGIPKEGELTLTDFLNKIDRESEHKFKQLGTRLKDTVHRLKDKIKANDKLIRTRQEFLKATIDAMRTNANSGEVEVYEDENPSTVRNKKKRSSVLVNASA, encoded by the coding sequence ATGATATTAAATAAAGAGGAATGGTTGGATCGGGTGTCTTCTCTTTTCGAGGAAGAAATCCGACTGTACTCCGAAATCCTGGAGTTAGAGAAAGAAAAGACGGAATCGATCACGAAGGCGGACGGAAGATCTTTGGAAACAATTTCTAAAAAGACCTACGAATTGATCGTTCATGCGAGCGAATTGGAAAGAGTTCGTATGTCTGCTATTCATGATGTTTATACTTCCGGTAATTTAGGAATTCCTAAAGAAGGCGAACTTACTCTTACTGATTTTTTAAATAAGATAGATCGTGAATCCGAGCACAAATTTAAACAACTCGGAACAAGATTAAAAGACACGGTGCATAGGCTAAAGGACAAGATCAAAGCCAATGACAAATTGATCCGAACCAGACAGGAATTTTTGAAGGCCACCATCGACGCGATGCGAACGAACGCAAACAGCGGAGAAGTCGAAGTTTACGAGGATGAAAATCCAAGCACAGTCAGGAACAAGAAGAAACGTTCTTCCGTGTTAGTAAACGCTTCCGCGTAA
- a CDS encoding acyl-CoA thioesterase produces the protein MTNKIYTVNKIIRMQHCDPGGVVFTPQYFNLFVEAIEDWFREGIGFGFSQMVSANHQGIPAMKIVAKFYKPSKLGDILEFRVKVKRLRRQNILIYVEALCEEERRCSGDFLHGFASLESLGLTDWPHDVYRKLSEYL, from the coding sequence ATGACAAATAAAATTTACACAGTAAACAAGATCATCAGGATGCAACATTGCGATCCGGGAGGAGTCGTATTTACTCCTCAATATTTTAACTTGTTCGTAGAAGCGATAGAAGATTGGTTTAGAGAAGGGATCGGATTCGGGTTTTCCCAAATGGTAAGCGCAAATCACCAGGGCATCCCGGCTATGAAGATCGTAGCGAAATTTTATAAACCATCCAAGTTAGGAGATATATTAGAATTTCGAGTAAAGGTAAAACGCCTTAGACGCCAAAATATTTTAATTTATGTAGAAGCCTTGTGCGAGGAAGAAAGAAGGTGCTCAGGCGATTTTCTACATGGATTTGCGTCTCTTGAAAGTTTGGGCCTAACCGACTGGCCACATGATGTATATAGGAAACTATCAGAATATTTATAA
- a CDS encoding citrate synthase/methylcitrate synthase: MLVSEQEKEKLYSPGLEGIPAARTKLSQVDGKGGRLIIAGYPVEEFAGKAVFEETIFTLWNDRRPKPTETSLFSEELRSSRRFSKVIRTIIEEAVYANLPLIDILRIGSAALSLGSQKEDPKKDAMAVLSTFPLIVAWAYRLLKGQAPVLPRQDLDIAANFLYMLNGIDPDPRNVRALNTYLNTVCDHGLNASTFAARVIISTQSDMISAVTGGLGALKGPLHGGAPGPALDTVFEIGSKENAEKVLREKLKHNERLMGFGHRIYKVRDPRADVLAKAAKILYDTDEKREFYDLAMFVEKTALELLKEYKPDRILQTNVEFYTALLLHGLGFPTEIFTPIFAMGRAAGWTAHCFEQMQERILRPDAIYTGEDGKLWN; the protein is encoded by the coding sequence ATGTTAGTCTCTGAACAGGAAAAAGAGAAACTTTACAGCCCGGGTTTAGAAGGGATCCCTGCGGCAAGGACCAAACTTTCCCAGGTAGATGGAAAGGGAGGAAGACTGATCATCGCAGGTTACCCTGTGGAAGAATTCGCAGGTAAAGCTGTCTTCGAAGAAACCATTTTCACACTTTGGAATGATAGAAGGCCAAAGCCAACCGAAACAAGTTTGTTCTCGGAGGAACTCAGATCTTCCAGAAGATTTTCTAAAGTAATACGAACTATCATTGAAGAAGCAGTCTATGCAAATCTCCCTTTGATAGATATTTTACGAATTGGATCTGCTGCTCTTTCTTTAGGTTCTCAAAAAGAAGATCCTAAAAAGGATGCGATGGCGGTTCTTTCTACATTTCCTTTAATTGTTGCTTGGGCATATCGCTTGTTGAAAGGACAAGCTCCAGTTCTTCCCAGACAGGACTTGGATATTGCAGCAAACTTTTTGTATATGTTGAATGGTATCGATCCGGATCCTAGAAATGTCCGAGCATTAAATACGTATTTGAATACAGTTTGTGATCATGGGTTGAATGCTTCTACATTTGCAGCGAGAGTGATTATCTCCACTCAATCCGATATGATCTCTGCAGTCACTGGCGGATTGGGAGCGTTAAAAGGACCACTACACGGAGGAGCGCCTGGACCTGCATTAGACACTGTCTTTGAGATAGGATCTAAGGAAAATGCGGAGAAGGTACTGAGAGAAAAATTAAAACATAACGAAAGATTAATGGGCTTTGGCCATAGGATCTATAAGGTCAGAGACCCTCGTGCGGATGTTCTAGCAAAAGCGGCAAAAATTCTATACGACACTGATGAAAAAAGAGAATTCTATGATCTAGCAATGTTTGTGGAAAAAACTGCTTTAGAATTGCTAAAAGAATATAAACCGGATCGAATTCTCCAAACGAATGTAGAATTTTATACTGCGTTACTTCTTCATGGATTGGGATTTCCGACTGAGATCTTTACTCCTATATTTGCAATGGGAAGAGCGGCGGGTTGGACTGCTCATTGTTTTGAACAAATGCAGGAAAGAATTTTAAGACCGGATGCGATCTACACTGGAGAGGACGGAAAACTTTGGAATTGA
- a CDS encoding glycoside hydrolase family 25 protein, which yields MKIFRKIIPVLLLFLLSSFGLYFAFDKGILWFVYPSQTEYPIRGIDVSNHQGEIDWKKVPKNKIRFVYIKATEGGDWKDKAFFNNWEAANRIGFRVGAYHFFTLCRSGKEQASNFISLVPKDPESLPPVADLEFVRNCKDRPPIQDVKKEISDFLSILENHYGKRPILYLTYEFIDLYLKDDFSEYPVWIRDIFGHPSSSFKRNWIIWQYHSRARLEGIEGPVDLNVLKGDELFLKKL from the coding sequence ATGAAGATCTTTCGAAAAATTATCCCCGTATTACTTCTGTTCTTGCTAAGTTCTTTTGGTCTGTATTTCGCATTTGACAAAGGAATTCTTTGGTTTGTCTACCCTTCCCAAACTGAGTATCCGATACGTGGTATTGACGTCTCGAATCACCAAGGAGAGATCGATTGGAAGAAGGTTCCTAAAAATAAAATTCGATTCGTTTACATTAAAGCCACGGAAGGTGGGGATTGGAAAGATAAAGCATTCTTCAATAATTGGGAAGCGGCAAATCGGATCGGATTCCGAGTAGGCGCTTATCATTTTTTCACTCTATGTCGTTCCGGAAAAGAACAAGCTTCTAATTTTATTTCGTTAGTTCCTAAAGATCCAGAGTCTTTGCCTCCTGTCGCGGATTTAGAGTTCGTAAGAAACTGCAAAGACAGACCTCCTATACAAGACGTAAAAAAGGAAATTTCCGACTTTTTGAGTATTTTAGAAAATCATTATGGAAAAAGACCTATATTGTATCTAACTTACGAATTTATAGATCTATATTTGAAAGACGACTTTTCAGAATACCCCGTTTGGATCCGCGATATATTCGGACACCCATCTTCTTCTTTCAAAAGGAATTGGATCATCTGGCAATATCATAGCAGAGCAAGGTTAGAAGGAATAGAAGGCCCGGTTGATCTAAATGTTTTAAAGGGAGATGAGCTTTTTCTAAAAAAGTTATAG